The Lewinellaceae bacterium genome includes a region encoding these proteins:
- a CDS encoding TonB family protein, with protein sequence MKNNFATLILLLLAFSGFSQEMGYDVFGTKTNPYAGPYSILTLDTLKEAKTLSDINAKYRSSWVARYISVEVSSICEEVIKKAVSQNDTLTHEQMGLLKKAEEGCLISVEVDYIPLNNLKYNPPRKMDFTLTTIPIFEAKYPGGYGNLKAYLKENIMDKIPETSPGSVKFAKVKFNITGKGQVSDAQISRTSENDKVDKLILEAIGNMPKWIPAQDSKGMKITQAFEFSMGTDLLRCDYQY encoded by the coding sequence ATGAAAAATAACTTCGCGACGTTGATTTTACTACTCCTGGCTTTTTCCGGCTTTTCCCAGGAAATGGGCTATGACGTTTTTGGCACTAAAACAAACCCCTATGCAGGTCCGTATTCCATATTAACGCTGGATACCCTGAAAGAGGCGAAAACACTCAGTGATATCAATGCAAAGTATCGGTCATCCTGGGTCGCCAGGTATATTTCTGTCGAAGTTTCTTCGATCTGCGAGGAAGTGATCAAAAAGGCAGTAAGCCAAAACGACACCCTGACCCATGAACAGATGGGCCTTTTGAAAAAGGCTGAAGAGGGCTGCCTAATCAGTGTCGAAGTGGATTACATCCCTTTGAACAACCTGAAATATAATCCTCCCAGGAAGATGGATTTTACATTGACGACGATTCCCATATTCGAAGCCAAATACCCTGGTGGTTACGGAAATTTGAAGGCATACCTTAAGGAAAATATCATGGATAAAATTCCCGAAACATCTCCTGGATCTGTAAAATTTGCAAAAGTAAAATTCAATATTACCGGAAAAGGTCAGGTATCCGACGCTCAAATTTCCAGGACATCCGAAAATGATAAAGTGGATAAATTAATCCTTGAAGCCATTGGCAATATGCCCAAATGGATCCCGGCCCAAGATTCAAAAGGCATGAAAATTACCCAGGCATTTGAGTTTAGCATGGGGACCGACCTGCTTAGGTGCGATTATCAATATTAA
- a CDS encoding CotH kinase family protein, with the protein MQKFLNLPLICILMSTIIPSKINSQVVINEFMAANSSAIYDPENGESADWIELYNTADSTVDLSGYYLTDNLSDETKWPIPAGTIIPANGFLIFWADGTDSGMHTLYKLSSAGEEIGLYDHDLNLVDGFVYALQETNISYGRETDGSLNWAWFSESTPNASNSSSTPYAGITYNEPYFSVKGGFYQSPQSVALSTLDGEIHYTLDGRTPTINDPIYTAPISFNESTFIRARVFIPGFIPGPTKTHSYFFEATFAERGLPVVSLVTDPDLFWDPVIGIYVQNFKPDWEQPVNIEFFENDGNNRAVFNERAGVKINGQNSWELPQKMLGIYFRGEYGVGKLDYPLFHDRSRSSFDDIILRAGGSDWSFTLMRDALCQSLTQENAPIAYQGFRQSIMFLNGEYMGIHNLRSRTNDGFIEENYGLESGTYDLIANDGQVEEGSDAQYHLMDSLFNLDLSIQSNFDSLSNIVDVQNYTDYWISEIWSSNSSWGHNVKLWKPKNGGKWQFIFGDLDRGFSGSTNDPIEGFSNPVGNSSYDYARIWLQHMLANQAYAAYFAQRFNDHVYTSFHPVRVNQVIDAFVSPLLPEIAYHVDRWSGTTSNYGNGISSVSFWEQEVLKLRDFANQRQGFIMSNIQSRFGLGQLATLGANSTPIEGGGIKINTFKIPELPWSGPYFEDMPLTFTAVPNPGYEFTGWSANEFQQIISLEEAWKYNDLGEDLGTSWTGLGYNDSSWSEGNAELGYGDGDETTVVSYGSNSNNKQITTYFRKAFEYSGTEETLPSLLKIRRDDGAVIYLNGTEIARTNMPSGSVTYNTQATTAVSGTDESNLQEFLVEVPLLNGTNVIAVEIHQANGQSSDISFDLSFSLQTPTTNIISTNLTLPINLTGNASYTAHYETTGACLLPAQITQNTTLTIDCSPYLTSGDVVVMPEVSLNIDPGVEIWFPEKARLIIRGALQVNGTEDLGVLLKENAEYGASSWGNITFQNATGASHLNYLEVRNATQGIHPVHNHAAITGWYSEVVMDHVTLVNNFSNPIFAEYSDITLTNSTLHSDVIGDLINVKYGDAYVSDCTFTGNDRPDTDAVDYDEVVDGVIRNSSIEGFYGFNSDGVDLGEESQNILIENCFINDCTDKGISIGQRSDAVIQNNTIVNCNLGIGIKDLGAAVVDHTTFYSNVRALSAFEKNPGFGGGYVSVKNSILSNSSDSPMFVDDKSTGTAENNLYDTDILFGTNNTWADPIFEAPTNYHFQLQPTSPALSAGLDGENVGTLDFRFYASPKIMISDIQYFHPEDADKEFIRILNSGSEFTDIGGYMISVGIYFIFPEGTMIAPGEKVTLVRDLNLFPDLAGQVFEWTSGQLANEGELLLLSDNYGIILDHVYFSPIAPWPSSTFPDEYITLKSPLLDNHFGTSWKLESPIVSLEEPENSTVNISPNPVSTWLTCSATERIREIKVYNSLGQLIMERKSNSMVLELNVSALSPGLFTILINGQVTSRFVKY; encoded by the coding sequence ATGCAAAAATTTTTAAACCTCCCCCTGATCTGTATTTTAATGTCAACGATCATCCCTTCGAAAATAAATTCGCAGGTGGTCATCAACGAATTCATGGCAGCTAATTCCTCTGCCATATACGACCCTGAAAATGGAGAAAGCGCAGACTGGATAGAACTTTACAACACCGCCGACAGCACCGTTGACCTAAGCGGGTATTACCTGACCGATAACCTGAGTGACGAGACCAAATGGCCCATCCCCGCAGGTACGATCATTCCTGCGAATGGTTTCCTGATTTTCTGGGCCGACGGAACCGATTCGGGAATGCATACCCTTTACAAACTGAGCAGTGCGGGAGAAGAAATCGGGCTCTACGATCATGATCTCAACCTGGTGGATGGATTCGTTTATGCATTGCAGGAAACCAATATCAGTTATGGCCGGGAGACTGACGGCAGTCTAAACTGGGCCTGGTTTTCCGAATCAACCCCAAATGCTTCCAATAGCAGCTCAACACCCTATGCCGGGATCACCTATAATGAACCTTACTTTTCCGTTAAAGGAGGATTTTACCAATCGCCTCAATCGGTAGCGCTCTCCACTCTCGACGGTGAAATCCATTATACCTTAGACGGCCGAACCCCTACCATCAATGATCCCATTTACACTGCGCCTATCAGCTTTAACGAATCCACCTTTATCAGGGCGAGGGTCTTTATTCCCGGTTTTATTCCGGGGCCAACGAAAACACATTCTTACTTTTTTGAGGCCACGTTCGCGGAACGAGGCCTTCCTGTGGTTTCCCTGGTCACCGATCCTGATCTGTTTTGGGATCCGGTTATTGGCATTTATGTCCAGAATTTCAAACCCGATTGGGAACAACCGGTGAATATAGAATTCTTTGAAAATGACGGCAACAACCGGGCCGTTTTCAACGAAAGAGCCGGGGTAAAAATCAACGGCCAAAACAGCTGGGAACTGCCGCAGAAAATGCTGGGCATTTATTTTAGAGGAGAATACGGTGTAGGAAAACTGGACTACCCGCTATTCCATGACAGGTCGCGGTCGTCATTCGATGATATTATCCTGCGCGCGGGAGGAAGTGACTGGTCATTCACCCTCATGCGGGATGCCCTCTGCCAATCCCTAACCCAGGAAAATGCCCCGATCGCCTACCAGGGATTCAGACAAAGCATCATGTTTCTGAATGGAGAATATATGGGCATTCACAATTTGAGATCCAGGACAAATGATGGGTTTATTGAAGAAAATTATGGTCTGGAATCAGGAACTTACGACCTGATCGCCAACGACGGACAGGTGGAAGAAGGATCAGACGCTCAATACCACCTCATGGATTCACTTTTTAATCTGGACTTGAGTATCCAAAGCAATTTCGATTCCCTTAGCAACATAGTAGACGTCCAGAATTATACCGACTACTGGATCAGTGAAATATGGAGCAGCAACAGCAGCTGGGGACATAATGTGAAACTTTGGAAACCCAAAAACGGAGGCAAATGGCAGTTCATTTTCGGAGATCTCGATCGGGGATTTTCCGGAAGCACCAACGACCCCATTGAAGGATTTTCAAACCCGGTAGGAAACAGCAGTTATGATTACGCCCGGATATGGCTGCAACACATGTTGGCCAACCAGGCGTATGCCGCCTACTTTGCCCAAAGATTCAATGACCATGTTTATACCTCTTTTCACCCGGTAAGGGTCAATCAGGTTATTGATGCTTTTGTCAGCCCGTTATTGCCGGAAATAGCTTATCACGTCGACAGATGGAGCGGTACCACTTCCAATTACGGGAACGGCATCTCTTCGGTATCTTTTTGGGAACAGGAAGTGCTTAAATTGCGTGATTTCGCGAACCAGCGCCAGGGATTCATCATGTCCAATATCCAGTCCAGGTTCGGACTCGGTCAGTTGGCTACCCTTGGAGCAAACAGTACTCCCATTGAAGGGGGCGGAATAAAAATCAATACCTTTAAAATTCCGGAACTTCCATGGAGCGGCCCCTATTTCGAGGACATGCCCCTTACATTCACAGCCGTTCCCAATCCGGGGTACGAATTTACTGGCTGGTCGGCAAACGAGTTTCAGCAAATCATCTCCCTGGAAGAAGCCTGGAAATACAATGATCTCGGCGAGGATCTTGGTACTTCCTGGACAGGGTTGGGCTACAACGACAGCTCATGGTCGGAAGGAAATGCTGAATTAGGATACGGCGATGGGGATGAAACGACCGTCGTCTCTTATGGCAGCAACTCCAACAACAAACAGATCACCACCTATTTCAGAAAGGCTTTCGAATATAGCGGTACGGAGGAAACTCTTCCCTCTCTGCTTAAAATTCGTCGGGATGACGGAGCCGTAATTTACCTTAATGGAACCGAAATTGCCAGGACCAATATGCCCTCAGGATCTGTAACCTATAACACACAAGCGACCACAGCCGTTAGCGGAACCGATGAATCCAACTTACAGGAATTTCTTGTGGAAGTGCCCCTTTTGAATGGTACCAATGTGATTGCTGTCGAAATTCATCAAGCCAATGGCCAAAGTTCAGACATCAGTTTTGACCTCTCCTTTTCCCTCCAAACCCCTACAACCAATATCATTTCCACCAACTTAACCCTACCCATCAACCTAACGGGAAATGCTTCCTATACGGCTCATTACGAAACTACCGGAGCATGCCTGCTGCCCGCACAAATTACCCAAAACACCACGCTAACCATTGATTGCTCCCCTTATTTGACCAGTGGTGATGTGGTGGTAATGCCGGAAGTTTCTCTAAATATAGATCCGGGGGTCGAAATATGGTTCCCGGAAAAGGCACGCCTCATCATCCGGGGAGCCCTCCAGGTGAATGGAACGGAAGACCTGGGCGTCCTATTAAAAGAGAATGCCGAATACGGAGCATCTTCCTGGGGCAACATCACCTTCCAAAATGCCACCGGCGCCAGCCATCTCAATTACCTCGAAGTGCGCAATGCCACCCAGGGAATACACCCGGTGCATAACCATGCCGCAATAACCGGATGGTACAGTGAAGTGGTTATGGATCACGTGACATTGGTAAATAATTTCAGCAATCCTATTTTTGCCGAGTATTCCGACATTACGCTGACCAATAGCACTCTACATTCCGACGTGATCGGTGACCTGATCAACGTCAAGTATGGGGATGCTTATGTCAGTGATTGTACTTTCACCGGAAATGACCGACCCGATACCGATGCGGTGGACTACGATGAAGTGGTGGACGGGGTCATCAGAAATTCATCCATTGAAGGATTTTATGGTTTCAATAGCGACGGTGTGGACCTGGGAGAGGAAAGTCAAAATATATTGATTGAAAATTGTTTCATCAATGATTGCACCGACAAAGGCATTTCGATAGGGCAACGCTCTGATGCCGTGATTCAAAACAACACCATTGTCAATTGCAACCTCGGGATCGGCATCAAAGACCTGGGAGCGGCAGTGGTGGACCATACTACTTTTTATTCCAATGTCAGGGCCTTATCAGCTTTCGAAAAAAATCCAGGCTTTGGGGGAGGGTACGTTTCCGTAAAAAATTCCATCCTGTCGAACTCCAGCGATTCGCCCATGTTTGTGGATGACAAGTCGACCGGAACGGCTGAAAACAACTTATACGATACAGACATATTATTCGGTACCAACAATACCTGGGCAGATCCAATATTCGAAGCTCCTACCAATTACCATTTTCAATTACAGCCTACCTCCCCTGCCCTGTCGGCCGGGTTGGACGGAGAAAATGTGGGCACCCTCGATTTCCGTTTTTATGCTTCCCCGAAAATAATGATCTCCGATATTCAGTATTTCCATCCCGAGGATGCCGACAAGGAATTCATCAGGATTCTGAATTCCGGTTCAGAATTTACGGATATCGGAGGTTATATGATCTCCGTGGGCATCTATTTCATTTTTCCGGAAGGAACCATGATCGCCCCCGGTGAAAAGGTAACCCTGGTCCGTGACCTTAATCTTTTCCCCGATCTGGCAGGTCAGGTTTTTGAATGGACTTCCGGGCAGCTGGCCAACGAAGGAGAGTTGCTTTTGTTGAGCGATAACTATGGTATCATTTTGGATCATGTTTACTTCAGTCCGATAGCCCCGTGGCCATCGTCCACTTTTCCTGACGAATATATTACCCTCAAATCGCCCTTGCTGGACAACCACTTTGGCACAAGCTGGAAGCTGGAAAGTCCAATAGTAAGCCTTGAAGAACCCGAAAATTCCACCGTGAACATTTCCCCCAACCCGGTTAGTACCTGGTTAACCTGTTCTGCAACAGAAAGGATCAGGGAGATCAAAGTCTACAATAGCCTGGGGCAATTGATCATGGAACGGAAATCAAATTCAATGGTGCTGGAATTGAACGTCAGTGCGTTGAGCCCTGGCCTGTTTACGATTCTGATCAATGGGCAGGTTACCTCAAGGTTCGTTAAATATTAA
- a CDS encoding TIGR02206 family membrane protein: MEHTDFIAYNQDFSLFGPQHLAVILLMISLAVILPWFAKRFINAPQQLMLSRAMAITISFWVLLSTVILWWLGDFNYKTDLPLDICNITAFLLPFLMWNPTRKIHEVLYFWILAGTVQAIITPYLYNGFPNFIFFKYWFVHAGLVVFAVYTTVVFDLKPTFRSIWRAFLALQGYVVFILIINLLIGSNYVYVLGKPPTASLLDFLGPWPWYLLICELICLFMFFLVFVPVWVHSRKIKVARES, encoded by the coding sequence ATGGAGCACACTGATTTCATTGCATACAACCAGGATTTTTCGCTTTTTGGCCCGCAACACCTTGCGGTGATTTTACTGATGATCTCTTTGGCGGTCATCCTTCCCTGGTTTGCCAAACGATTTATCAATGCCCCTCAGCAGCTCATGTTGTCGAGAGCCATGGCTATAACGATTTCGTTTTGGGTATTACTTTCTACTGTTATCCTGTGGTGGCTGGGAGATTTCAATTACAAAACGGACCTGCCGCTGGATATATGTAATATTACGGCTTTTTTGCTTCCTTTTTTGATGTGGAACCCTACCCGGAAAATCCATGAGGTACTTTACTTCTGGATTTTGGCAGGGACCGTTCAGGCCATTATCACACCTTATCTGTATAACGGTTTTCCCAATTTCATCTTTTTTAAATATTGGTTTGTTCATGCGGGGCTGGTGGTCTTTGCCGTTTACACCACGGTCGTTTTTGATCTTAAACCCACCTTCCGCAGCATTTGGAGAGCCTTTTTGGCGCTTCAGGGGTATGTCGTATTCATTCTTATTATCAACCTGTTGATCGGATCGAATTATGTATATGTATTGGGCAAACCTCCAACGGCCTCTTTGCTCGATTTTCTTGGACCGTGGCCCTGGTACCTGCTGATTTGTGAGCTGATCTGCCTTTTTATGTTTTTCCTCGTTTTTGTACCTGTGTGGGTACATTCAAGGAAAATAAAGGTGGCCCGGGAGTCTTAA
- a CDS encoding DinB family protein — protein MYRTGAIGALLDIYQQSISSLKEVISAIPDEELTIVYDPHTADEDCRSIQTILTHVVYSGLGYATSISNHKGDAHSRPEKAFHLSVKEYLDDLDQVFQFTEKVFSRLHDNELEQADPSQKIKTGWGQFYDIEQLTEHAIVHILRHKRQIERFLIK, from the coding sequence ATGTACAGGACAGGAGCCATCGGGGCACTACTTGATATATACCAACAATCTATTTCATCCCTAAAAGAGGTCATCTCTGCCATTCCCGATGAGGAATTAACCATTGTTTACGATCCTCACACCGCCGATGAAGATTGCAGGTCGATCCAGACCATTTTAACCCATGTGGTATATTCGGGATTGGGCTATGCCACCAGCATCAGTAACCATAAAGGAGACGCCCATTCCAGGCCGGAAAAAGCCTTCCATTTGAGTGTAAAGGAATATTTGGATGATTTGGATCAGGTTTTTCAATTTACCGAAAAAGTTTTCAGTAGATTACATGACAATGAACTGGAACAGGCGGATCCCTCCCAAAAGATCAAAACCGGTTGGGGGCAATTCTACGATATTGAACAATTAACAGAACACGCCATCGTACATATTTTACGCCACAAGAGACAAATTGAGCGTTTTTTAATTAAATAA
- a CDS encoding ATP-dependent zinc protease has protein sequence MKLTIGRVDKADFPELHLTEIDIKVDTGAYTSAIHCNQIEEVEGENGDKYIKFTLLDPSHSHYNEKEFIVKKYKKKKVKSSFGTSEQRFVISTEIQLFNETFPIELTLSERGEMKYPVLLGRKLLARKFIVDPSKRNLSFKSKNKKT, from the coding sequence ATGAAATTAACCATAGGTAGAGTTGACAAGGCCGATTTTCCTGAATTACATCTAACTGAAATAGATATAAAAGTGGATACCGGCGCCTATACTTCTGCCATACACTGTAACCAAATTGAAGAGGTGGAAGGAGAAAATGGAGATAAATACATCAAATTTACACTTTTAGACCCCTCACATTCCCACTATAATGAAAAAGAATTCATTGTAAAAAAGTACAAAAAGAAAAAAGTAAAAAGTTCCTTTGGCACTTCTGAACAGCGATTTGTCATAAGCACTGAAATTCAGCTTTTTAATGAAACCTTTCCAATTGAACTAACCCTAAGCGAAAGAGGTGAAATGAAGTATCCTGTTTTACTCGGAAGAAAGCTTTTGGCGAGAAAATTTATTGTTGATCCATCAAAAAGAAATCTTTCCTTTAAATCGAAAAATAAAAAGACATGA
- the rimK gene encoding 30S ribosomal protein S6--L-glutamate ligase — MKIAILSRNPNLYSTRRLLEAAEKRGHEAIVVDHLKCIIEIEKKSPKVYYKGAYLDDIDAIVPRIGASVTFYGTAVVRQFEMMKVFSAVESQALVRSRDKLRSLQILARAGVGLPKTVFTNYSKEVDHLVDSVGGVPIVLKLLEGTQGLGVVLAETQNAATSILEAFNGLNARVIAQEFIKEAGGADIRVFIVDGKIVGAMKRQGKKGEFRSNLHRGGSASIIELTDEEEKAALKAAKAMGLGIAGVDMLQSSHGPLILEVNSSPGLEGIETATKTDIAKEIIRYLELNVE; from the coding sequence ATGAAAATTGCGATTTTATCCAGAAATCCAAATTTGTATTCGACCAGGAGGCTTTTGGAAGCAGCCGAAAAAAGAGGCCATGAAGCAATTGTCGTGGATCACCTGAAATGTATCATAGAAATCGAAAAAAAAAGCCCGAAAGTTTACTATAAAGGTGCCTACCTGGATGATATTGATGCCATTGTCCCAAGAATAGGCGCCTCTGTTACTTTTTACGGAACAGCAGTAGTTCGTCAATTTGAAATGATGAAGGTATTTTCTGCGGTTGAATCCCAGGCCCTGGTAAGGTCCAGAGATAAACTTCGTAGTTTACAGATATTGGCCCGGGCAGGAGTAGGTTTACCTAAAACCGTATTCACCAATTATAGCAAAGAGGTCGACCACCTGGTGGACTCTGTTGGTGGAGTACCCATCGTTTTAAAGCTTTTGGAAGGAACACAGGGGTTAGGCGTTGTTTTAGCAGAAACACAAAATGCAGCCACTTCTATTCTGGAAGCATTTAATGGGCTGAACGCCAGAGTTATCGCCCAGGAGTTTATAAAAGAAGCCGGAGGAGCTGATATTAGGGTATTTATTGTTGATGGCAAAATAGTAGGCGCCATGAAACGCCAGGGAAAAAAAGGAGAATTCCGCTCGAATCTTCACAGGGGAGGCAGTGCTTCCATTATTGAACTAACCGATGAAGAAGAGAAAGCGGCCCTCAAAGCAGCCAAAGCGATGGGCTTAGGCATTGCAGGCGTGGATATGTTGCAATCGTCACATGGGCCCCTGATCCTCGAGGTCAATTCATCTCCAGGTTTAGAAGGGATTGAAACGGCCACCAAAACCGATATTGCCAAGGAAATAATCCGGTATTTAGAATTAAATGTAGAATAA
- a CDS encoding succinylglutamate desuccinylase/aspartoacylase family protein, whose protein sequence is MFKILGKEIKRGTSTVIDLEVAKLHTRTPLKIPVIVERAKKDGPVLLLIAGIHGDEVNGVGIIREIIRKKYNKPSRGIVICIPVFNIFGYLIQTREFPDGRDLNRVFPGTESGSLASQFAYAFSKEIAPLVDYVIDFHTGGADRENAPQVRCVLSETKAFELAKIFGAPFIIQSNYIAKSVREMVNKLGKTSLLFEGGKSKELDDKIISCGVNGTYNVMKYLGMHEGKLTVPLDSIIVSKSKWIRAPFSGMFKLKVANGSRVHKKDVLGVIQDPFGSFEKNVKAPFDCFVFCVNTSPVINKGDALFHVSVESESKVSADE, encoded by the coding sequence ATGTTCAAAATACTGGGGAAAGAAATTAAAAGAGGAACCAGCACAGTAATTGATTTAGAAGTAGCCAAACTCCATACTCGCACCCCTTTAAAAATACCGGTCATTGTAGAACGAGCTAAAAAAGACGGACCCGTTTTACTTTTAATAGCCGGCATTCATGGGGACGAAGTTAACGGAGTTGGAATTATTCGGGAAATTATTCGCAAAAAATACAATAAACCTTCCCGGGGCATTGTGATTTGTATTCCCGTGTTTAACATTTTCGGTTATCTTATCCAAACGCGCGAATTTCCGGATGGAAGAGACTTAAACAGGGTATTTCCCGGTACAGAATCCGGATCTTTGGCAAGCCAGTTCGCTTATGCGTTCTCAAAAGAAATAGCTCCCCTGGTAGATTATGTAATTGATTTTCACACCGGAGGAGCTGACAGAGAAAATGCCCCCCAGGTGAGGTGTGTACTTTCCGAAACAAAAGCATTTGAACTGGCTAAAATATTTGGTGCCCCCTTTATCATACAATCCAATTATATTGCCAAATCTGTTAGAGAAATGGTCAATAAATTAGGGAAAACCTCTTTGCTTTTTGAAGGAGGTAAATCAAAGGAATTAGATGATAAAATCATTAGTTGTGGCGTTAATGGCACCTACAATGTGATGAAATACCTGGGTATGCATGAAGGCAAGCTGACTGTTCCTTTAGATTCTATTATTGTGTCCAAATCAAAATGGATCAGAGCCCCTTTTTCCGGGATGTTCAAATTAAAGGTGGCTAATGGAAGCAGAGTCCATAAGAAGGATGTTTTGGGAGTGATCCAGGATCCATTCGGATCATTTGAAAAAAACGTCAAAGCTCCTTTTGATTGTTTTGTCTTTTGTGTTAACACCTCACCCGTAATCAATAAAGGAGATGCCCTATTTCATGTGAGTGTCGAGAGTGAATCAAAAGTATCAGCAGATGAATAA
- a CDS encoding gliding motility-associated C-terminal domain-containing protein, with translation MNFPQNTSPGIKVLITLLAFSYWGFISMDAGLKPFVEEICDNAIDDDGDGLIDLNDPDCECQEIEPVSLIPNPSFEEMDCCPHDRSQLDCATGWIQASEPTTDYLHTCGWMGWDEFPPPLPFPDGEGAMGFRDGRVRNDNTPERNWKEYAGACLLGPLEAGTSYRFEFYVGFVNAAISPPIDITFFGTGSCDYLPFGTGNDAFGCPTNGPDWVKLGAVYVNGGTGNKWVKTFIEVTPNEDIAAIAIGPACPAVNNPVSTYYFFDHLILADIRSFEFKINEIAHPCSETFLLEVPDNPELSYQWFKDGIALIGETFPQITQMYGEGTYQVKIEDEDGLCRVTKAYLHDIPVFTEHLTETICNEEFYTFGNKQLTESGFYIDTLKTADNCDSIVSLDLSVLEALSDTISAKIFEGESYQLDHYNFDQEGDHWATLVSYFGCDSLVLLQLEFYNIFIPNVFSPNDDGINDLFTVNGPLGEIESLDLTIYDRWGAKIFNGTAWDGKNRGVVVNPGVFVYVVRIVMDDGKERQFSGSVTVLRG, from the coding sequence ATGAATTTTCCACAAAACACCAGCCCGGGCATAAAAGTCCTGATCACCTTGTTGGCTTTTAGCTATTGGGGTTTCATCTCAATGGATGCAGGCCTAAAACCATTTGTGGAAGAAATCTGCGATAATGCGATCGATGATGATGGGGATGGCCTGATCGACCTGAATGATCCAGATTGTGAATGCCAGGAGATTGAACCTGTATCCCTGATTCCCAACCCTTCTTTTGAAGAGATGGATTGTTGCCCGCACGACCGCAGCCAGTTGGATTGTGCCACAGGCTGGATCCAGGCATCTGAACCTACTACCGATTATCTGCATACGTGCGGTTGGATGGGGTGGGATGAATTTCCGCCGCCGCTTCCTTTCCCGGACGGGGAGGGAGCTATGGGGTTTCGGGACGGGAGGGTGAGAAATGATAACACGCCTGAACGAAACTGGAAGGAATACGCTGGAGCCTGCCTGCTTGGGCCGCTGGAAGCAGGAACCTCTTATCGGTTTGAATTTTATGTAGGTTTCGTCAATGCCGCTATTTCGCCCCCTATTGATATTACTTTTTTTGGAACCGGCAGTTGTGACTACCTTCCTTTTGGAACAGGAAATGATGCTTTTGGATGCCCGACCAATGGACCTGATTGGGTGAAATTGGGGGCTGTTTACGTTAATGGCGGCACGGGAAACAAATGGGTCAAGACTTTTATTGAAGTTACGCCAAATGAAGATATTGCCGCAATTGCCATTGGACCTGCCTGCCCCGCGGTGAATAATCCTGTTAGTACCTATTACTTTTTTGATCATTTGATATTGGCAGACATCCGGTCATTTGAATTTAAAATAAATGAAATCGCCCATCCTTGCTCGGAGACATTCCTGTTGGAGGTTCCGGATAACCCGGAACTTTCTTACCAATGGTTTAAAGACGGAATCGCCCTGATCGGTGAGACCTTTCCACAAATCACCCAAATGTATGGAGAAGGCACTTACCAGGTCAAAATTGAAGATGAGGATGGCTTGTGCCGCGTAACCAAGGCTTACCTGCACGATATCCCCGTGTTTACGGAACACCTTACCGAAACGATCTGTAACGAAGAGTTCTACACCTTTGGCAACAAACAACTCACTGAGAGTGGCTTTTATATTGATACCCTGAAAACGGCCGACAATTGCGACAGCATTGTTTCATTGGACCTTTCAGTGCTGGAGGCCCTTTCAGACACCATCAGTGCCAAAATATTTGAAGGAGAAAGTTATCAACTGGATCATTATAATTTTGATCAGGAAGGGGATCATTGGGCTACCCTGGTTTCTTATTTTGGGTGTGACAGCCTGGTGCTTTTGCAACTTGAATTTTACAATATTTTCATACCAAATGTATTTTCACCGAATGATGACGGCATTAATGACCTGTTTACGGTAAATGGTCCGCTCGGAGAAATTGAATCCCTTGACCTCACCATTTATGACAGATGGGGGGCAAAAATCTTCAACGGCACTGCCTGGGATGGCAAAAACAGAGGAGTAGTTGTGAATCCGGGCGTGTTTGTTTATGTGGTCCGTATCGTTATGGACGATGGCAAAGAAAGACAATTCTCAGGGTCGGTGACAGTACTGAGGGGATAG